The Gammaproteobacteria bacterium genome window below encodes:
- the tgt gene encoding tRNA guanosine(34) transglycosylase Tgt: protein MDFKVSATDGTARLGQLSFTRGMVDTPAFMPVGTYGTVKAMTPEELQGLGAQMILGNTFHLMLRPGMQVIEQFHGLHDYMHWQGPILTDSGGFQVFSLATMRKMSEEGVSFQSPVDGAKVFLSPESAIQIQQTLNSDVIMVLDECTAHPATHEQAKASMQLSMRWAKRCKEAHGSNHGSSQGALFGIVQGGMHRDLREQSADELLNIGFDGYAIGGLAVGEQAIEREAMLDITLPFLPNDKPRYLMGVGKPADIVEAVRRGVDMFDCVIPTRNARTGFLYTGKGVLKIRNSRFNDDARPIDEACGCYTCQHYSRSYLRHLDKCGEILGLRLNTIHNLYYYQTLMRELRQAISKGALQTYIEEFYRLQSHSTETVA from the coding sequence ATGGACTTTAAAGTATCAGCAACGGATGGTACTGCACGCCTTGGGCAGTTGTCGTTTACTCGTGGCATGGTGGACACACCAGCATTTATGCCAGTGGGTACTTATGGCACGGTGAAAGCGATGACACCGGAAGAACTGCAAGGTCTTGGTGCGCAGATGATTTTGGGCAACACATTCCATCTTATGTTGCGGCCAGGTATGCAAGTGATCGAGCAGTTTCATGGTTTACATGATTATATGCATTGGCAGGGTCCAATTTTGACAGACTCGGGTGGATTTCAAGTCTTTAGTTTGGCGACGATGCGGAAAATGTCAGAAGAGGGCGTGTCTTTTCAGTCGCCTGTTGATGGCGCCAAAGTTTTTCTAAGTCCAGAATCAGCTATTCAAATTCAACAAACATTAAATTCGGATGTGATTATGGTGTTGGATGAATGCACTGCGCATCCAGCCACTCATGAGCAGGCTAAAGCTTCCATGCAGTTATCCATGCGGTGGGCCAAGCGCTGTAAAGAGGCACATGGTTCTAACCATGGTTCTAGTCAAGGTGCTTTATTTGGAATTGTGCAAGGGGGCATGCACCGTGATTTGCGAGAACAGTCGGCAGACGAATTGCTGAATATCGGTTTTGACGGTTATGCGATAGGCGGGCTTGCAGTAGGGGAGCAGGCCATTGAGCGCGAAGCCATGCTGGATATCACTCTGCCATTTTTACCCAATGATAAGCCTCGATATTTAATGGGAGTGGGCAAACCAGCCGATATTGTTGAAGCTGTGCGCAGAGGAGTGGATATGTTTGATTGTGTGATTCCTACTCGTAATGCCCGCACTGGCTTCTTGTATACAGGTAAAGGTGTGCTAAAAATCAGAAATAGTCGGTTCAATGATGATGCGAGGCCGATTGATGAGGCATGTGGATGCTATACGTGTCAGCACTATTCGCGCTCATATCTTCGCCATTTAGACAAATGTGGTGAAATACTGGGCCTCAGGCTGAATACCATTCATAATTTATACTACTATCAGACCTTAATGCGTGAGCTGCGCCAAGCCATCTCGAAGGGTGCGCTTCAAACTTATATAGAAGAGTTTTATCGTTTACAGTCGCACAGCACAGAGACTGTGGCATAA
- the secD gene encoding protein translocase subunit SecD: MNHYPLWKYLLILFIVAAAALYALPNLYPNVPAVQISHESGELSDTTLNVVKEALTKKGVVVQGEEQQDGRILLRFEDTEKQLQASEITKDALDGQHIVALNLASDTPGWLRGLGASPMNLGLDLRGGVHFLLQVDMAAAKEKSINNYVSSFRTSLREAKQKRFSVTQSKDKVSVKFRDTESKAAGLEALRKEYNNELIFDESSEGGDYFVTAKISEDAAKEIQSLAIQQNIQTLRNRVNELGVAEPVIQQQGAERIVVQLPGVQDTAQAKEILGATATVEFRMVDEQNDPFAAAETGRVPVGSVLYYERDSKNPILLKRSVMLTGDRIINANSGYDENGSPAAIITLDGQGASRFSKVTGENIKKLMAVVFIDNKSITVDKDGEKVRKTVKSEEVINVARIQEQLSKRFQIEGLDSTHEALKLSLLLRAGALAAPVEIVEERTVGPSLGKQNVELGKKSILIGLVLVMIFMLFYYKVFGFAANIALAANLVLIIGIMSLIPGATLTLPGIAGIVLTVGMAVDANVLIFERIREELRNGNSPQASIHSGYAKALSTIADANITTLIAAVVLFVFGTGPIKGFAVTLSIGIVCSMFTAIMGTRALANLYYGNKKSPSLSI; this comes from the coding sequence ATGAATCATTATCCACTGTGGAAATATCTGCTGATCTTATTTATCGTAGCAGCGGCTGCATTGTATGCATTGCCTAATCTATACCCCAATGTCCCTGCGGTACAAATTTCTCACGAATCTGGAGAATTAAGCGATACAACATTGAATGTTGTAAAAGAAGCGCTTACTAAGAAAGGCGTTGTTGTTCAGGGTGAAGAGCAGCAAGACGGCCGAATCTTGTTGCGTTTCGAAGATACTGAAAAACAACTCCAGGCTTCTGAAATAACAAAAGATGCTTTGGATGGTCAGCATATCGTTGCATTAAATTTAGCATCGGATACTCCAGGTTGGTTAAGAGGCTTGGGTGCTTCTCCGATGAATCTCGGATTGGATTTGCGCGGTGGAGTGCATTTTCTTTTGCAGGTTGATATGGCAGCGGCTAAAGAGAAATCTATTAATAACTATGTTTCATCTTTTAGAACCTCGTTGCGTGAAGCTAAACAAAAGCGTTTTTCTGTAACACAAAGTAAAGATAAAGTAAGTGTTAAGTTTAGAGATACTGAAAGCAAGGCGGCAGGTTTAGAGGCTTTACGAAAAGAATATAACAATGAGCTTATATTTGATGAGAGTAGTGAAGGTGGTGATTATTTCGTAACTGCAAAAATAAGTGAAGATGCAGCGAAAGAAATCCAGTCCTTAGCCATTCAGCAAAATATTCAAACTCTGCGTAATCGTGTAAACGAATTAGGTGTTGCAGAACCTGTGATTCAGCAGCAAGGTGCTGAGCGCATTGTTGTGCAACTTCCTGGTGTGCAAGATACTGCTCAAGCTAAAGAAATTTTAGGTGCAACGGCTACGGTTGAATTTCGCATGGTGGATGAACAAAACGATCCATTTGCAGCGGCAGAAACAGGGCGAGTACCTGTGGGTTCTGTTTTGTATTACGAGCGTGACAGTAAAAATCCAATTTTATTAAAGCGTAGCGTGATGCTAACGGGTGATCGCATCATTAATGCTAATTCTGGTTATGATGAAAATGGTTCACCGGCAGCAATAATCACTTTAGATGGGCAGGGTGCAAGTCGTTTTAGCAAAGTAACCGGTGAAAATATTAAAAAACTCATGGCGGTTGTATTTATTGATAATAAATCTATAACTGTAGATAAAGATGGTGAGAAAGTTAGAAAAACCGTTAAGAGTGAAGAGGTAATTAACGTAGCTCGAATTCAAGAACAGTTAAGCAAGCGCTTCCAAATTGAAGGTTTAGATTCAACTCATGAAGCGCTTAAGCTTTCACTACTATTACGTGCAGGTGCACTAGCTGCGCCAGTAGAGATTGTTGAAGAGCGCACCGTAGGGCCAAGCTTAGGTAAGCAAAATGTTGAGTTAGGTAAAAAATCTATATTAATTGGTTTGGTTTTGGTGATGATATTTATGCTTTTTTACTACAAGGTATTTGGTTTTGCGGCTAACATTGCTTTGGCGGCTAACTTAGTTTTAATTATTGGAATCATGTCTCTAATTCCTGGTGCGACGCTTACGCTTCCCGGTATTGCAGGCATTGTGTTAACAGTAGGTATGGCTGTGGATGCTAATGTTCTGATCTTTGAACGAATACGTGAAGAATTACGAAATGGTAATTCGCCGCAAGCAAGTATTCATTCTGGTTATGCAAAGGCATTGTCTACAATTGCTGATGCCAATATCACCACATTAATTGCAGCAGTAGTTCTATTCGTATTTGGTACAGGGCCTATTAAAGGATTCGCAGTAACATTGTCCATTGGGATCGTATGCTCAATGTTTACTGCCATTATGGG
- the yajC gene encoding preprotein translocase subunit YajC translates to MFLISDAMAEGAAGPAGGGYEMFIMIGIFFAIMYFMIIRPQQKRAKEHQNLIGSLSKGDEVETTGGMLGKIAKVGDNSLHIEIAEGVTVKLQKNSISKVLPKGSLKQD, encoded by the coding sequence ATGTTTTTGATATCAGACGCTATGGCTGAAGGAGCGGCAGGACCTGCAGGCGGAGGCTATGAAATGTTCATCATGATTGGCATTTTCTTTGCCATCATGTATTTCATGATAATTCGTCCACAGCAAAAGCGAGCCAAAGAACACCAAAATCTTATTGGCTCACTTTCTAAAGGGGATGAAGTGGAAACAACCGGCGGTATGCTTGGCAAAATTGCTAAAGTTGGAGATAACTCACTGCATATAGAAATTGCAGAGGGCGTTACCGTTAAACTGCAAAAAAATTCAATTTCTAAAGTGCTGCCTAAAGGTTCACTTAAACAAGATTGA